In the genome of Telluria mixta, the window GCTTCACGCCGAACCACTCGGTCGACAGATCGAGGGTTTCGGAACCCTTCAGCACGCGCTGGCGCAGGCTCACGGCCTGCAGATCGTCCACGTTGTGGCGCAACGTCGACTCGGTGCCGGAGCCGCCGTCGAGATAATGGAACAGGAACGGCGGCAAACGGCGGCGCGCCGCCTCGCGATAGTCGGTGGCGGAAGAAATGATCATCGAGCGGCTTTATGTGTTCAGGGTGATGAAGCCGCCGTCGATCGGATAATCGGTTCCGGTGATGAAGGCAGCCTCTTTGCTGCACAAGTATAGCGCGAGCGCCGCCACTTCGTCCGGCCTGGCCATGCGGCCGATCGGCTGCGTCTTCGACAGCTGCTCGAACATCTCCGCTTCGCGGCCCGGATAATTCCGCGCGAGGAAGCCGTCCACGAACGGCGTGTGCACGCGGCCCGGAGAAATCGAATTGCAGCGGATCCCGTCCTGCAGGTAGTCTTTCGCGACCGACAGCGTCATCGCCATCACGGCGCCCTTCGCCGTGGAATACGCGAAGCGCTCCTTGATGCCCACCCACGCGGCCACGGACGCCATGTTGAGGATGACGCCGCCGCCGTTCGCGCGCAGTTGCGGGATCGCGGCGTGCAGGCAGTTGTAGACGCCCTTGACGTTCACGCTCATGACGCGGTCGAAGTCCTCTTCGCTCGTCGTGTCGGCCTTGCCGATGTGGGCGATGCCGGCGTTGTTGACGAGGATGTCGAACGGGCCGATCGTTGCCATCAGCGCTTCCACGTCGGCCTGGCGCGACACGTCGCAGGCGTGCGAGGTGACGCGGCCGGCCTCTTCCCGGATCTCGCGCACCACCTGCACGCAGGCGGCGTCGTTCAGGTCGACCACGTGGACATGCGCCCCCTGGCGCGCGAACAGCTGGGCGATCGCCTTGCCGATGCCGCTGCCGCCGCCAGTGACGACGGCGGTCTTGTCATTCAGTTCAAACACGTTTCGTGACTCCCATGGAAGATGCCGTGGCGGTGCGCGCATCCCGGCTGTCCTGCAGCAGGCAGGCGCGCGCGAACCAGGCGATGACGACGAAGCACAGCAGCGGCACCGCATAGCCGTACTGCACGTTGTGCGTCACGTCGCTGACGTAGCCGAACAGCAGCGGCAGCAACGCGCCGCCCACGATAGCCATGATGATCAGGCCGCTGCCCATGTCGGCGTGATGGCCGGCGCCCTGCAGGCCCAGCGAGAAAATGGTGGGGAACATGATCGACATGAAGAACGCGATGCCGATCACCGCCGCGAGGCTGGCGACGCCCTGCGCCACCATCGCCACCGCCGCCAGCGCCATGCAGGCCAGCGCGTACATCCACAGCAGCCGGGCCGGCGCCACGACGCGCATCAGGCCCGTGCCGACGAAGCGGCCCACCATGAACGCCATGCCGCAGCCCCACCCGAGGTAGTCCGCCGCCGTCACCGGCGACACGCCCGCCGACCGGGTGGCGTACAGGATGAAGAAGCTGAACACGCACACCTGCGCGCCCACGTAGAAAAACTGGGCGATCGCGCCGCGGCGGATCGACGGCACGGCCAGCGCCTCGCCGAGCGAAC includes:
- a CDS encoding SDR family NAD(P)-dependent oxidoreductase, coding for MFELNDKTAVVTGGGSGIGKAIAQLFARQGAHVHVVDLNDAACVQVVREIREEAGRVTSHACDVSRQADVEALMATIGPFDILVNNAGIAHIGKADTTSEEDFDRVMSVNVKGVYNCLHAAIPQLRANGGGVILNMASVAAWVGIKERFAYSTAKGAVMAMTLSVAKDYLQDGIRCNSISPGRVHTPFVDGFLARNYPGREAEMFEQLSKTQPIGRMARPDEVAALALYLCSKEAAFITGTDYPIDGGFITLNT